A stretch of Castanea sativa cultivar Marrone di Chiusa Pesio chromosome 2, ASM4071231v1 DNA encodes these proteins:
- the LOC142624639 gene encoding chitinase-like protein 2 has translation MEGKWCMLLTIALMLLLVNGDDETSVKPVVKIVKGKKVCQKGWECKRFSKFCCNETISDYFQTYQFENLFAKRNTPVAHAVGFWDYHSFITATAEHQPDGFGTTGGKKTGMKEVAAFLGHVGSKTSCGYGVATGGPLAWGLCYNKELSPDSLYCDEYYKLTYPCAPGAAYYGRGALPLYWNYNYGKAGEALKVDLLNHPEYIEQNATLAFQAAVWRWMTPVKKNQPSAHDAFVGNWKPTKNDTLAKRVPGFGTTMNILYGDSVCGQGDSDSMNNIVSHYQYYLDLMGVGREEAGPHEVLTCSEQLAFNPSSSSSTS, from the exons ATGGAGGGCAAATGGTGTATGCTCTTGACAATTGCATTGATGTTATTGCTTGTCAATGGTGATGATGAGACTTCTGTAAAGCCAGTGGTGAAGATAGTGAAGGGCAAGAAGGTGTGTCAAAAGGGGTGGGAGTGCAAAAGGTTCTCCAAGTTTTGCTGTAATGAGACCATTTCTGACTACTTCCAGACCTACCAGTTTGAGAACCTCTTTGCCAAGCGCAATACTCCTGTGGCACATGCAGTTGGATTCTGGGACTACCATTCTTTTATCACTGCTACTGCTGAGCACCAGCCTGATGGCTTTGGCACCACTGGTGGGAAGAAGACGGGAATGAAAGAAGTTGCCGCTTTTCTAGGCCATGTTGGCAGCAAAACTTCCT GTGGATATGGAGTTGCCACTGGGGGACCTTTGGCCTGGGGTTTATGCTACAACAAGGAACTGAGCCCTGACTCTCTTTACTGTGATGAATACTACAAGCTCACTTATCCGTGCGCTCCTGGAGCTGCATACTATGGCCGTGGTGCCTTGCCTTTGTATTG GAACTACAACTATGGAAAAGCCGGGGAAGCCCTGAAGGTGGATTTGTTGAACCATCCAGAATACATTGAACAAAATGCTACTCTAGCTTTCCAAGCTGCAGTTTGGAGGTGGATGACTCCAGTCAAGAAAAACCAGCCTTCAGCACATGATGCCTTTGTTGGCAATTGGAAACCAACCAAGAATGACACATTGGCCAAAAGGGTTCCTGGTTTTGGCACCACCATGAATATACTCTATGGGGATAGTGTTTGTGGTCAGGGTGATAGTGATTCCATGAACAACATAGTCTCCCATTACCAATACTACCTTGATCTTATGGGTGTTGGCCGAGAAGAGGCAGGGCCTCATGAAGTCCTCACTTGTTCTGAGCAGCTTGCTTTCAACCCCTCATCTTCCTCCTCAACTTCTTGA